The following are from one region of the Stanieria cyanosphaera PCC 7437 genome:
- a CDS encoding MotA/TolQ/ExbB proton channel family protein, giving the protein MNNFKLKNLLKPHSRNSKRQELEVSLPFVFFFSAIWTLAIYGILIPFRTTPLGIFMYERGFTQYLVIALSGMVLAITALKYFKLKYESRALRKIWIAEHIPLEKPDSPDVAYFRDRLAKDGSLVALRCSRVLDAYINSGDRAAATEFALDDSSFYLSTSESSYSFPRILVWAIPLLGFLGTVLGISQAVGGFTGVLEQAEDVEKIKEGITSVTTGLAVAFDTTLLALCFSILLMIPLVLIERYETRLLLGIDIFINDKLLPRLKEKNKDINVDTINQAVKGAIDQYFPNPEALIEPAQMYAQKAAQALAQGFIEQISQVQDVSSQIIQQVGEVRSLANSDRQEFMNFFHQQQQANQELITGMKATIEEIKANQESIAIGLNSQASEISQTLEKAAQALENRVANLEQAANKIAQLQQFQQSLDNSLQSMEKTAQLGEVLTGVRDHLAQLQPILKEMNKPRKIILLENENGTIPI; this is encoded by the coding sequence ATGAATAACTTCAAGCTAAAAAATTTACTTAAACCTCATTCTCGCAATTCCAAACGTCAAGAATTAGAGGTTAGTTTACCCTTTGTATTCTTCTTTTCTGCAATTTGGACTTTAGCAATTTATGGAATTTTAATACCTTTTAGAACAACTCCTCTCGGTATTTTTATGTATGAGAGAGGATTTACTCAATACTTGGTTATTGCTTTATCGGGTATGGTTTTGGCGATCACTGCGTTAAAGTATTTCAAGCTAAAGTACGAAAGTCGTGCCTTAAGAAAAATTTGGATTGCCGAACATATTCCTTTAGAAAAACCAGATTCTCCAGATGTTGCTTATTTTCGGGATAGACTGGCAAAAGATGGCAGTTTAGTTGCACTGCGTTGTAGTCGTGTTTTAGATGCTTATATTAACTCAGGCGATCGCGCTGCTGCCACCGAATTTGCTTTAGATGACTCTTCTTTTTATTTAAGTACTTCAGAATCATCTTATTCTTTTCCTCGCATCTTAGTTTGGGCAATTCCATTGTTAGGATTTTTGGGGACGGTATTAGGAATTAGTCAAGCAGTAGGCGGTTTTACTGGAGTTTTAGAACAAGCGGAAGATGTCGAAAAAATTAAAGAAGGAATTACTTCGGTTACTACTGGTTTAGCAGTGGCGTTTGATACTACTTTACTTGCTTTATGTTTTAGTATTTTATTAATGATTCCCTTGGTGTTAATCGAACGCTATGAAACTCGGTTACTTCTAGGAATAGATATTTTTATTAATGATAAATTATTGCCTAGATTAAAAGAAAAAAATAAAGATATTAATGTTGACACAATTAATCAGGCAGTTAAAGGAGCAATTGATCAGTATTTTCCCAATCCAGAAGCTTTAATTGAACCAGCACAAATGTATGCTCAAAAAGCTGCTCAAGCTTTAGCTCAAGGATTTATTGAACAAATTAGTCAAGTACAAGATGTTAGTTCTCAAATTATTCAACAAGTAGGAGAAGTTCGTTCTTTAGCCAATAGCGATCGACAGGAATTCATGAATTTCTTTCATCAGCAACAACAAGCTAACCAAGAATTAATTACAGGGATGAAAGCAACAATTGAAGAAATAAAAGCGAACCAAGAATCTATTGCGATCGGTTTAAATAGTCAGGCTTCAGAAATTAGTCAAACTTTAGAAAAAGCTGCTCAAGCTTTAGAAAATCGCGTTGCTAATTTAGAACAAGCTGCGAATAAAATTGCTCAACTTCAACAGTTTCAGCAAAGTTTAGATAATTCTTTGCAATCAATGGAAAAAACTGCTCAATTGGGAGAAGTTTTAACAGGTGTAAGAGATCATCTTGCTCAACTTCAACCAATTCTTAAGGAAATGAATAAACCTCGTAAAATTATTTTATTAGAAAACGAAAATGGTACTATCCCTATCTAA
- a CDS encoding carbohydrate ABC transporter permease translates to MNKQSKISSWLDRDTFAAWIFLAPALIILGIFLFYPILYLLYLSFTSGSFTVQGIEWIGLSNYFRLFTDADFWQVIGNTVYFTVATVIPTLLIPLILAVLLNRSLPLRGILRTAYFIPSITSLVAVGLGFRWLFQTEGPINQWLLQLNINPIPWLSSTIWAMPVLILLSSWKQLGFNLIVFLSGLQTIPQSRYEAAELDGANGWAKFWYITLPGLQSTIIFATVTTAIFTLRSFEQVYIITGGGPLNSTNLLVYYIYEQAFARFEFGYAAAAATVLLAIAFIFVYIYLHTWKED, encoded by the coding sequence ATGAATAAACAAAGCAAGATCTCCTCATGGTTAGATCGCGATACTTTTGCAGCCTGGATTTTTCTAGCACCTGCATTAATTATCTTAGGAATATTTCTGTTTTATCCCATTCTTTATCTGTTGTATCTCAGTTTTACAAGTGGTAGTTTTACTGTACAGGGAATTGAATGGATTGGTTTAAGTAATTATTTTCGACTGTTTACTGATGCTGATTTTTGGCAAGTCATTGGTAATACGGTTTATTTTACTGTGGCTACCGTTATTCCTACTTTACTAATTCCATTAATTTTAGCTGTTTTACTCAATCGTTCTCTTCCGTTACGGGGAATATTACGTACTGCCTATTTTATCCCTTCAATTACTTCTTTAGTAGCGGTGGGATTAGGATTTCGCTGGTTATTTCAAACTGAAGGACCAATTAATCAATGGCTACTGCAACTTAATATTAACCCAATTCCTTGGTTAAGTAGTACCATTTGGGCAATGCCAGTTTTGATTTTGCTAAGTAGCTGGAAGCAACTAGGATTTAATTTAATTGTGTTTTTATCTGGTTTACAAACTATTCCTCAATCTCGTTACGAAGCAGCAGAATTAGATGGTGCTAACGGGTGGGCAAAATTTTGGTATATTACTTTACCAGGATTACAATCTACAATTATTTTTGCTACTGTTACTACAGCCATTTTTACTCTGCGTAGCTTTGAACAAGTTTATATTATTACTGGTGGTGGCCCTTTAAATTCAACCAATTTATTAGTTTATTATATTTACGAACAAGCTTTTGCAAGGTTTGAGTTTGGTTATGCTGCAGCAGCAGCAACTGTTTTACTTGCGATCGCTTTTATTTTTGTCTATATTTATTTGCATACTTGGAAAGAAGATTAA
- a CDS encoding DNA cytosine methyltransferase, with protein sequence MLSLNSINNLNIVSLFSGCGGLDLGFSKAGFKIIWANDCDKEIWQTYQYNHPKTYLDRRDIRVIPSGDIPDCFGIIGGPPCQSWSEAGSQRGIQDSRGQLFLEYIRILEDKQPLFFLAENVSGMLHKQHGLALQQIINAFEEAGFLVNYSLLNAVDYNVPQDRKRIIFVGFRADLNLKFDFNWLVKNYQIHQLNNLKKAIWDLRESALPAQAKNKTNRDTCILPNHEYAIGDFSSIYMSRNRVRSWDEPSFTIQASGRHAPIHPQANKMINIGKDKFIFDPNSIYPYRRLSLRECARIQTFPDNFLFDYINLNAGYKIVGNAVPVNLGYALAEAIKSYLTEPINIKQNEQSLQLSLNLN encoded by the coding sequence ATGCTGTCATTAAATAGTATAAATAACTTAAATATAGTATCTCTATTTTCTGGTTGTGGTGGTTTAGATTTAGGTTTTTCTAAAGCTGGATTTAAAATCATCTGGGCGAATGATTGTGATAAAGAAATTTGGCAAACTTATCAATATAATCATCCAAAAACTTATCTAGATCGGCGAGATATTCGTGTTATTCCTTCAGGTGATATTCCTGATTGTTTTGGCATTATTGGAGGGCCTCCTTGTCAGAGTTGGAGTGAAGCAGGATCGCAAAGAGGCATTCAAGATTCTCGCGGACAATTATTTTTAGAATATATCCGTATTCTTGAGGATAAACAACCTTTGTTTTTTTTAGCGGAAAATGTATCAGGAATGCTGCACAAGCAACATGGTTTAGCTCTCCAACAAATTATTAATGCTTTTGAAGAAGCGGGTTTTTTGGTTAACTATAGTTTGCTTAATGCAGTTGATTATAATGTTCCTCAAGATCGAAAAAGAATTATTTTTGTAGGATTTCGTGCCGATCTCAATTTGAAATTTGATTTTAATTGGCTTGTAAAAAATTATCAGATTCATCAACTTAATAATCTAAAAAAAGCAATTTGGGATTTAAGAGAATCTGCTTTACCTGCTCAAGCAAAAAATAAAACTAATAGGGATACTTGTATATTACCTAATCATGAGTATGCCATTGGAGATTTTTCTAGTATTTATATGTCAAGAAATCGAGTTCGATCTTGGGATGAACCATCTTTTACAATTCAAGCCAGTGGTCGTCATGCACCGATTCATCCTCAAGCTAATAAAATGATTAATATTGGCAAAGATAAATTTATTTTCGATCCTAATTCAATTTATCCTTATCGACGTTTATCGCTCAGAGAATGTGCCAGAATACAAACTTTTCCTGATAATTTTTTGTTTGATTATATTAATCTTAATGCTGGCTATAAAATAGTTGGAAATGCTGTACCAGTTAATTTAGGTTATGCTTTAGCTGAAGCGATTAAAAGTTATTTAACAGAACCAATAAATATCAAACAAAATGAGCAATCTTTGCAGCTTAGTTTAAATCTAAATTAA
- a CDS encoding DUF29 domain-containing protein, translated as MNTSEFENLYEQDYYLWVEKTSNLLKERKFTQLDLKNLIEEIETLGRSEQDKLTFSLRIICKNLLQWQYQAAKSSKRLIKTISQERDNLSDYLEDIPSLKSVLQNRQILIKAYRRARRNAIRETAITNLPEDCPYSIEQILDLKFFPKVY; from the coding sequence ATGAATACCTCCGAATTTGAAAATTTATACGAACAGGATTATTATCTCTGGGTAGAAAAAACAAGTAATTTATTAAAAGAGAGAAAGTTTACTCAACTCGACTTAAAAAATTTAATTGAGGAGATAGAAACTTTGGGTAGAAGCGAACAAGATAAATTAACTTTTAGCCTGAGAATAATCTGTAAAAATTTACTTCAATGGCAATATCAGGCAGCAAAATCAAGTAAAAGATTAATTAAGACAATCAGTCAAGAACGAGATAATCTTAGTGATTATCTTGAAGATATTCCTAGTTTAAAAAGTGTGTTACAAAATCGCCAAATACTAATTAAAGCTTATCGACGAGCAAGAAGAAATGCAATTAGAGAAACTGCAATTACTAATTTACCCGAAGACTGTCCTTATTCAATAGAACAGATTTTAGATTTAAAGTTTTTTCCTAAAGTTTATTAA
- the purN gene encoding phosphoribosylglycinamide formyltransferase, whose protein sequence is MIIQAISDRVNACFADRVLISPNLSSSQLKLDQPLSLGIMASGSGTNFEAVASAIADGQLNAEIKVLIYNNPDAQVRSRAEKYNIPTILINHREYQKREDLDEVIVTTFQEYGVRWVIMAGWMRVVTQVLIDAFPNRLINIHPSLLPSFKGIRAIEQALAAKVKITGCTVHLVSLEVDSGLILMQAAVPILPDDTPETLHCRVQVQEHNILPKAIALAAMKEMKKLE, encoded by the coding sequence ATGATCATCCAAGCTATTTCCGATCGCGTCAACGCCTGCTTCGCAGATCGCGTCTTAATTTCTCCCAATTTATCATCCTCTCAACTGAAGTTAGACCAACCATTATCATTGGGTATTATGGCTTCTGGTAGTGGAACAAATTTTGAAGCTGTTGCAAGCGCGATCGCAGATGGACAATTAAATGCAGAGATTAAAGTTTTAATTTACAATAATCCTGACGCTCAAGTGCGATCGCGTGCAGAAAAATACAATATTCCTACTATTTTAATTAATCATCGAGAATATCAAAAAAGGGAAGACTTAGACGAAGTAATTGTCACAACTTTCCAAGAATATGGGGTGAGATGGGTAATTATGGCTGGTTGGATGCGAGTCGTTACTCAAGTTTTAATCGATGCTTTTCCTAACAGGTTAATTAATATTCATCCCAGTCTATTACCCAGTTTTAAAGGTATTCGGGCAATCGAACAAGCGTTAGCAGCTAAGGTAAAAATTACGGGTTGTACTGTGCATTTAGTTAGTTTGGAAGTTGATAGCGGTTTGATTTTGATGCAAGCAGCAGTCCCCATCTTACCTGATGATACACCAGAAACGTTACACTGTAGAGTCCAAGTACAAGAACACAACATTTTACCCAAAGCGATCGCGCTTGCAGCAATGAAAGAAATGAAAAAGTTAGAGTGA
- a CDS encoding Uma2 family endonuclease, with the protein MVTNFKWSISNWHELVESGVLEDQPVQLLEGEIIEMSPEGVPHSYTNDSVVKYLRKILQGLADVKESHPVTLDNSEPQPDIAVVRLPETIYKQHHPYPQDIYWLIEISNQTLKLDLEQKSITYARNGIPEYWVIDLINNKLIVHTQPNNSIYTQIQEFTTGQITPQAFPQIKIPLNQLLLY; encoded by the coding sequence ATGGTAACTAATTTCAAATGGTCAATTTCAAACTGGCATGAACTAGTAGAGTCTGGAGTACTAGAGGATCAACCAGTACAATTATTAGAGGGAGAAATTATTGAAATGAGTCCAGAGGGAGTTCCTCATAGCTATACCAATGACAGTGTAGTAAAGTATTTGAGGAAAATTTTGCAGGGTTTAGCTGATGTTAAAGAATCCCATCCTGTTACGTTAGATAATTCCGAACCTCAACCTGATATAGCTGTTGTTCGTTTACCAGAAACTATTTATAAACAACATCATCCTTATCCTCAAGATATTTATTGGTTAATAGAAATTTCTAACCAGACTTTAAAATTAGATTTAGAACAAAAATCTATTACTTATGCCCGTAATGGTATACCTGAGTATTGGGTAATTGATTTGATCAATAATAAACTAATCGTTCACACTCAACCTAATAATAGTATTTATACCCAAATCCAAGAATTTACAACAGGACAAATTACTCCTCAAGCTTTTCCTCAAATCAAGATTCCTTTAAATCAATTATTATTATATTAA
- the pcrA gene encoding DNA helicase PcrA — MTANTDFFSHLNPSQRRAVEHFCGPMLVVAGAGSGKTRALTYRIANLIRNHKVEPEHILAVTFTNKAAREMKERIEYLFVQELAQDKYGQRLEFLNEYDQKKLKSQVYKRITKPLWIGTFHSLFARLLRFDINKYQDERGRTWKRNFSIFDESDVQSLIKNIVTKQLNLDDKKFNHRTVRYAISNAKNQGLTPEQYARENGGYKGRVIAEVYNEYQAQLAANNALDFDDLILVPVRLFQQNESILGYWHTQFHHILVDEYQDTNRTQYDLIRLLATNDETKKQEWDWRGRSLFVVGDADQSIYSFRLADFTILLDFQQDFGDGLPDDDTRTMIKLEENYRSRENILQAANALIENNSQRIDKVLKATRGIGEQIYVYKADDEQHEAKFVINQLKRMVTENPELTWGSFSILYRTNAQSRPFEDLLLQNNIPYNIVGGLKFYDRKEVKDAIAYLRMIVNPNDTVSLLRIINTPRRGIGKTSIESLNNAAQQLGVPLWEILSDETSVNTMAGRSAKSVNKFAQMILHLQQQQENLTAAETLNYIMEASGYVDDLKKQGTDEADNRIANVVELYNAIVQFQEDNEENKLQDFLANASLASDLDNLEEGQEKVSLMTLHSAKGLEFPVVFLVGMEQGLFPHNRTLNDPLELEEERRLCYVGITRAQEQLFLTHARERRLWGERELAVASQFLKELPQDLVSSNLKSNYRAKTANTTIQTNNYNWNIGDRVWHQDFGEGEITHILGSGKKATLAIRFPSLGTTKIIPQLTPMEKIN, encoded by the coding sequence ATGACTGCCAATACTGACTTTTTTAGCCATCTCAATCCTTCTCAACGTCGCGCTGTCGAACATTTTTGTGGCCCTATGTTAGTGGTTGCTGGTGCTGGATCTGGTAAAACTAGGGCATTAACATATCGAATTGCTAACCTAATTCGCAACCATAAAGTTGAACCAGAACATATTTTGGCAGTGACTTTTACTAATAAAGCTGCGCGAGAAATGAAGGAAAGAATTGAATATCTTTTTGTGCAGGAATTGGCGCAGGATAAATATGGACAAAGGTTAGAATTTTTAAATGAATACGACCAAAAAAAACTGAAGTCGCAAGTTTATAAAAGGATTACTAAACCTCTATGGATTGGAACTTTTCATAGTTTATTTGCTCGGTTACTTCGTTTCGATATTAATAAGTATCAGGACGAAAGAGGAAGAACTTGGAAGCGAAATTTTTCGATTTTTGATGAGTCTGATGTTCAAAGTTTAATCAAAAATATTGTCACCAAACAGTTAAATCTAGATGATAAAAAGTTTAATCATCGCACAGTCAGATATGCGATTAGTAATGCTAAAAACCAAGGTTTAACTCCTGAACAATATGCTAGAGAAAATGGGGGTTATAAAGGTAGAGTAATTGCTGAAGTTTATAACGAATATCAAGCACAACTAGCAGCTAATAATGCTTTAGATTTTGATGATTTAATTTTAGTTCCAGTCAGATTGTTTCAACAAAATGAATCAATTTTGGGTTATTGGCACACTCAGTTTCATCATATTTTGGTAGATGAATATCAGGATACTAACCGCACTCAATACGATCTAATTCGGTTACTTGCTACTAATGATGAAACGAAAAAACAGGAATGGGATTGGCGAGGTAGATCGTTATTTGTGGTAGGAGATGCGGATCAATCGATCTATTCTTTTCGGTTAGCAGATTTTACGATCTTACTGGATTTTCAACAAGATTTTGGCGATGGTTTACCCGATGATGATACAAGAACGATGATTAAATTGGAAGAAAATTATCGTTCTCGGGAAAATATTTTACAAGCTGCTAATGCTTTAATTGAAAACAATAGCCAACGAATTGATAAAGTTTTAAAAGCCACCAGAGGAATTGGCGAACAAATTTATGTTTATAAAGCAGATGATGAGCAACATGAAGCTAAATTTGTTATCAATCAACTTAAACGAATGGTAACAGAAAACCCCGAATTAACTTGGGGAAGTTTTTCAATTTTATACCGAACTAATGCTCAGTCTCGTCCCTTTGAGGATTTATTATTACAAAATAATATTCCTTATAATATTGTCGGTGGTTTGAAGTTTTATGACCGTAAGGAAGTTAAAGATGCGATCGCGTATCTGCGGATGATTGTTAATCCTAATGATACGGTTAGTTTACTGAGAATTATTAACACTCCTAGAAGGGGAATTGGTAAAACTAGTATTGAATCTCTCAATAATGCAGCACAACAATTAGGTGTTCCTCTTTGGGAAATTCTTAGTGATGAAACTTCTGTTAATACAATGGCAGGTAGATCGGCAAAATCAGTTAATAAATTTGCTCAAATGATTTTACACCTGCAACAACAACAAGAAAACTTAACGGCTGCTGAAACTTTAAACTATATTATGGAAGCATCTGGTTATGTTGATGACTTGAAAAAACAAGGCACCGATGAAGCAGATAATCGCATTGCTAACGTAGTGGAATTATATAATGCGATCGTTCAATTTCAAGAAGATAATGAAGAAAATAAACTCCAAGATTTCCTTGCTAATGCTTCCCTTGCTTCCGATTTAGATAATCTTGAAGAAGGGCAAGAAAAAGTCTCGTTAATGACACTTCATTCTGCCAAAGGTTTAGAATTTCCTGTCGTTTTTCTAGTCGGAATGGAACAAGGTTTATTTCCTCACAATCGGACTTTAAACGATCCTTTAGAATTAGAAGAAGAACGTCGTCTTTGTTATGTTGGTATCACTCGCGCCCAAGAACAATTATTTTTAACTCATGCTAGAGAACGTCGTCTTTGGGGTGAAAGAGAACTTGCTGTTGCTTCACAATTTCTCAAAGAACTTCCTCAAGATTTAGTTAGTAGTAATCTTAAATCTAATTACCGTGCTAAAACTGCAAATACTACAATTCAAACTAATAATTATAATTGGAATATAGGCGATCGCGTTTGGCATCAAGACTTTGGTGAAGGAGAAATTACTCATATTTTAGGTTCAGGAAAAAAAGCCACTTTAGCTATTAGATTTCCTAGTTTAGGTACAACCAAAATTATTCCCCAACTCACTCCAATGGAAAAAATAAATTAG
- a CDS encoding DUF4278 domain-containing protein, which yields MNLRYRGVDYQPKNFQVQTITSENYARFLGNTYHIRHPQVSFTSQLSLKKY from the coding sequence ATGAATCTTCGTTATCGTGGTGTTGATTATCAACCTAAAAATTTTCAAGTTCAAACTATTACTTCAGAAAATTATGCTCGTTTTCTTGGTAATACTTATCATATTCGTCATCCGCAAGTAAGCTTTACTTCTCAATTAAGTTTGAAAAAGTATTGA
- a CDS encoding Uma2 family endonuclease encodes MNLPNQTISKLTLAEFLELAETKPEQEYLAGEISQKPMPQGEHSVLQASLVTEINQIGKSQKLACAFPELRCTFAGSSIVPDVAVFEWQNIPLQVNGRISNKFEIPPDWLIEILSPEQSANRVIRKITFCLSQGTKLGWLIDPEDESVVIFEPNSTPVVKANHDILLVLEVLQNWQLSAADLFSWLNFR; translated from the coding sequence ATGAATTTACCTAATCAAACTATATCTAAACTGACATTGGCAGAATTCTTGGAACTTGCAGAAACTAAGCCAGAACAAGAATACTTAGCAGGAGAAATATCACAGAAGCCGATGCCACAAGGAGAACATAGTGTTTTGCAAGCTAGTTTAGTTACAGAGATTAATCAAATAGGTAAATCACAAAAACTAGCCTGTGCTTTTCCTGAGTTACGTTGTACCTTTGCAGGCAGTTCTATTGTACCTGATGTCGCAGTATTTGAATGGCAAAATATTCCGCTACAAGTTAATGGTAGGATTAGTAATAAATTTGAAATTCCACCAGATTGGCTCATTGAAATACTATCTCCCGAACAATCAGCTAATCGAGTGATTAGAAAAATTACTTTTTGTTTGAGTCAAGGAACAAAACTAGGATGGTTGATCGATCCTGAAGATGAATCGGTGGTAATTTTTGAACCTAATTCTACTCCCGTAGTTAAAGCTAATCACGATATTTTGTTAGTTTTAGAAGTTCTACAAAACTGGCAACTCTCAGCAGCAGATTTATTTAGTTGGCTGAATTTTAGGTAA
- a CDS encoding AbrB/MazE/SpoVT family DNA-binding domain-containing protein, which yields MDYKTEVHKAGRITIPIEIRKQFQIAEGDILTIRQENGELKIITTQQALAHARNLVQPYLQSTESSVDNFLQWRREEGKREEQDLGSGEEA from the coding sequence ATGGACTATAAAACAGAAGTACATAAAGCTGGTCGTATAACTATTCCGATTGAAATTCGCAAGCAGTTTCAAATAGCGGAAGGGGATATTTTGACAATTCGCCAGGAAAATGGAGAATTAAAAATTATTACTACCCAGCAAGCTTTAGCTCATGCTCGTAATTTGGTTCAACCTTACTTGCAGTCAACCGAATCCTCTGTTGATAATTTTCTTCAGTGGCGACGAGAAGAAGGAAAACGGGAAGAGCAAGATTTAGGATCGGGTGAGGAAGCTTAA
- a CDS encoding PIN domain-containing protein translates to MSPIVFDGSVLIAILRQEPGSEVGEQFLNEALISTVNLAEVTTYLARNSVPPETIKEALAAFPIEVVPFDRDQGLIAGYLYPACKSLGLSLGDRACLALAKSKSLPVLTADKAWLKLEIDISVKSIR, encoded by the coding sequence ATGTCGCCTATTGTTTTTGATGGTTCGGTGCTGATTGCGATTTTGCGCCAAGAGCCTGGTTCGGAAGTGGGCGAACAGTTTTTAAATGAAGCTTTAATATCGACAGTCAATTTGGCAGAAGTAACAACATATTTGGCTCGTAACTCCGTACCTCCTGAGACAATTAAAGAAGCTTTAGCTGCTTTTCCTATTGAGGTTGTGCCTTTTGATCGAGACCAGGGGTTAATCGCAGGATATCTCTATCCTGCTTGTAAGTCTCTTGGATTGTCTTTGGGAGACCGTGCTTGTTTGGCTTTAGCTAAGAGTAAAAGTCTACCTGTACTAACTGCTGATAAGGCTTGGTTGAAGCTTGAGATTGATATTTCTGTGAAAAGTATTCGTTAG
- a CDS encoding aspartate kinase, which produces MALVVQKYGGTSVGSVERIKAVAQRVHQTVQKGNSLVVVVSAMGKTTDTLVNLAREISTNPCRREMDMLLSTGEQVSIALLSMALKELGQPAVSLTGAQVGIVTEAEHSRARILQIKTERVQRHLDAGEVVVVAGFQGISSSPDLEITTLGRGGSDTSAVALAASLKANRCEIYTDVPGILTTDPRLVPQAQLMDEITADEMLELASLGAKVLHPRAVEIARNYGVPLVVLSSWSDAPGTRVISPLPQPRSLEGLELTKAVDAVELDTDQAKVALLRVPDRPGVAASLFGEISRQNVDVDLIIQSIHEGNSNDIAFTVVKKLLTKAEAVAEAIAPSLRSQLKATEEAEVMVDSTIAKVAISGAGMIGRPGIAAKMFKTLADAGINLLMISTSEVKVSCVIEARDCDRALAALCQAFEIDNSPLSLPQNHSATLQPAVRGVALDQKQARLAIRHVPDRPGMAAKIFGLLAEKNISVDMIIQSQRCRIVEGVPTRDIAFTLAQADAEEAGRVLEKLTQETGCGEVLIDPAIAKVSIVGAGMIGQPGVAAKFFAALAKEKINIQMITTSEIKISCVVDESEGVKALKVVHDAFNLAGENQIEVPV; this is translated from the coding sequence ATGGCATTAGTCGTCCAAAAATATGGAGGTACTTCCGTTGGTTCGGTTGAACGAATTAAAGCGGTAGCGCAACGAGTACATCAAACTGTTCAAAAGGGTAATAGCTTAGTGGTAGTTGTCTCGGCAATGGGAAAAACCACCGATACCTTAGTTAATTTAGCCAGAGAGATTTCTACCAATCCCTGTCGTCGCGAAATGGATATGTTGTTATCGACAGGAGAACAAGTTTCGATCGCTCTTTTGAGTATGGCGTTAAAAGAGTTAGGACAACCAGCCGTTTCCCTGACTGGCGCACAGGTAGGAATTGTCACGGAAGCCGAACATAGTCGTGCCAGAATTTTACAAATTAAAACTGAAAGGGTACAACGTCATCTTGATGCAGGTGAAGTTGTGGTAGTGGCAGGATTTCAAGGGATTAGTAGTAGTCCAGATTTAGAAATTACCACTTTGGGTAGGGGTGGATCGGATACTTCGGCGGTGGCTTTAGCAGCTTCTTTAAAAGCAAATCGCTGTGAAATTTATACTGATGTCCCTGGTATTCTAACTACCGATCCCCGTCTCGTCCCTCAAGCACAGTTAATGGATGAAATTACTGCCGATGAAATGTTAGAGTTGGCAAGTTTAGGCGCAAAAGTTCTGCATCCCCGTGCTGTAGAAATTGCCCGTAACTACGGCGTTCCTTTAGTCGTATTATCTAGTTGGAGTGATGCACCAGGTACGAGAGTTATTTCTCCTTTACCTCAACCTCGTTCTTTAGAAGGTTTGGAACTGACTAAGGCAGTAGACGCAGTAGAGTTAGATACCGATCAAGCCAAAGTAGCTTTACTTAGAGTACCAGACCGTCCAGGGGTGGCTGCTAGCTTGTTTGGCGAAATTTCTCGTCAAAATGTTGATGTCGATCTGATTATTCAATCGATCCACGAAGGTAATAGTAACGATATTGCTTTTACTGTCGTTAAAAAACTCTTAACTAAAGCCGAAGCTGTAGCAGAAGCGATCGCCCCTTCTCTCCGTTCCCAACTCAAGGCAACCGAAGAAGCAGAAGTAATGGTAGATTCAACCATTGCTAAAGTCGCTATTTCTGGTGCAGGAATGATCGGTCGTCCTGGTATTGCTGCGAAGATGTTCAAAACCTTAGCAGATGCAGGAATCAATCTGTTAATGATTTCTACTTCGGAAGTCAAAGTCAGTTGTGTAATCGAAGCAAGAGATTGCGATCGCGCTTTAGCTGCTTTGTGTCAAGCTTTTGAAATTGATAATTCTCCTTTATCCTTACCTCAAAACCATTCCGCTACTCTCCAACCAGCCGTTCGAGGGGTAGCTTTAGACCAAAAACAAGCCCGTTTGGCAATTCGTCATGTTCCGGATCGTCCCGGTATGGCAGCTAAAATCTTTGGTTTACTCGCTGAGAAAAATATCAGCGTCGATATGATTATTCAATCTCAACGTTGTCGGATCGTGGAGGGTGTGCCTACTCGCGATATTGCCTTTACTCTGGCCCAAGCAGACGCAGAAGAAGCAGGTCGGGTTTTAGAAAAATTAACTCAAGAAACTGGTTGTGGTGAAGTTTTGATCGATCCCGCGATCGCAAAAGTTAGTATTGTCGGTGCTGGAATGATTGGACAACCAGGCGTAGCAGCCAAATTCTTTGCAGCTTTAGCAAAAGAAAAAATTAATATCCAGATGATTACTACTTCAGAAATCAAAATTAGTTGTGTGGTTGATGAGTCTGAGGGTGTCAAAGCTTTAAAAGTTGTTCACGATGCTTTTAATTTGGCAGGAGAAAATCAAATCGAAGTTCCTGTTTAA